One Nocardioides oleivorans DNA segment encodes these proteins:
- a CDS encoding RNA polymerase sigma factor has translation MTDAFDAATLRPLVPQVIGILVRRGADFAAAEDAVQEALVDAWRTFGDGSEAVPRDLKGWLVTAAWRRFLDVVRSASARSRREVTVDAEPGPGPTEAADDTLRVFFLCAHPALTPASAVALTLRAVGGLTTRQVAEAYLVPEATMAQRISRAKRTVSTESFDRPGDLATVRRVLYLVFNEGYTGDVDLAAEAIRLTRQLAGLAGPDGQDPETGGLLALMLLHHARRPARTRDDGTLVPLADQDRALWDTALVEEGVAILQAALAQDRRGEFQLQAAIAALHADAPSAEETDWVQIVQWYDELLALTGSPVVRLNRAVALGEADGARAGLAALAEVDPALPRHRAVSAYLHERDGDLATAARLYAEAAGLATNAAERNHLVRQAARLNRR, from the coding sequence ATGACCGACGCCTTCGACGCTGCGACGCTGCGGCCGCTCGTGCCGCAGGTGATCGGCATCCTCGTCCGCCGCGGAGCTGACTTCGCGGCGGCCGAGGACGCCGTGCAGGAGGCGCTCGTCGACGCCTGGCGGACCTTCGGCGACGGCTCGGAGGCGGTGCCGCGCGACCTCAAGGGCTGGCTGGTCACCGCGGCGTGGCGACGGTTCCTCGACGTGGTGCGCTCCGCGTCCGCGCGGTCGCGGCGCGAGGTCACCGTCGACGCCGAGCCCGGACCGGGGCCGACCGAGGCCGCCGACGACACCCTGCGGGTGTTCTTCCTCTGCGCCCACCCTGCGCTGACGCCCGCGTCGGCGGTCGCGCTCACCCTGCGCGCCGTCGGCGGCCTCACCACGAGGCAGGTCGCCGAGGCCTACCTCGTCCCCGAGGCGACGATGGCGCAGCGCATCAGCCGGGCGAAGCGCACCGTGTCGACGGAGTCCTTCGACCGGCCGGGCGACCTCGCCACGGTCCGCCGGGTGCTCTACCTCGTCTTCAACGAGGGCTACACCGGCGACGTCGACCTCGCCGCCGAGGCGATCCGACTGACCCGGCAGCTCGCCGGGCTCGCCGGACCGGACGGGCAGGACCCGGAGACCGGCGGGCTGCTCGCGCTGATGCTCCTGCACCACGCCCGGCGCCCGGCGCGCACCCGCGACGACGGCACCCTCGTCCCCCTGGCCGACCAGGACCGCGCCCTCTGGGACACCGCGCTCGTGGAGGAGGGCGTCGCGATCCTGCAGGCCGCGCTGGCGCAGGACCGGAGAGGGGAGTTCCAGCTCCAGGCGGCGATCGCCGCCCTCCACGCAGACGCCCCGAGCGCCGAGGAGACCGACTGGGTGCAGATCGTGCAGTGGTACGACGAGCTGCTGGCGCTCACCGGCAGCCCGGTCGTGCGGCTCAACCGGGCCGTCGCCCTCGGCGAGGCCGACGGTGCCCGCGCAGGTCTCGCCGCGCTCGCCGAGGTCGACCCCGCCCTGCCGCGCCACCGGGCCGTGTCGGCGTACCTCCACGAGAGGGACGGCGACCTCGCGACCGCCGCACGGCTCTACGCCGAGGCTGCCGGGCTCGCGACCAACGCCGCCGAGCGGAACCACCTGGTGCGCCAGGCCGCCCGGCTCAACCGGCGCTGA
- a CDS encoding YciI family protein, with translation MPKYLLLKHYRGAPTAVNDHPMDEWAPEEIDAHMAFMDDFGKRLEANGEYVDAQALAPDGAWVRADDAGTAPVTDGPFAETKDLIAGWYVIDVDGWDRAVELATELSMAPGKDGRPIHEWLEVRPFYGSPTSTGD, from the coding sequence ATGCCGAAGTACCTGCTCCTCAAGCACTACCGCGGCGCACCCACGGCGGTGAACGACCACCCGATGGACGAGTGGGCGCCCGAGGAGATCGACGCCCACATGGCCTTCATGGACGACTTCGGGAAGAGGCTGGAGGCCAACGGCGAGTACGTCGACGCGCAGGCGCTCGCCCCCGACGGCGCCTGGGTCAGGGCCGACGACGCCGGCACCGCACCGGTCACCGACGGCCCGTTCGCCGAGACGAAGGACCTCATCGCCGGGTGGTACGTCATCGACGTCGACGGCTGGGACCGCGCGGTCGAGCTCGCCACCGAGCTCTCGATGGCGCCCGGCAAGGACGGCAGGCCGATCCACGAGTGGCTCGAGGTGCGCCCGTTCTACGGTTCCCCGACGAGCACCGGCGACTGA
- the hrpA gene encoding ATP-dependent RNA helicase HrpA translates to MSPAVKITYPAELPVSARRDDIAAAIRDHQVVIVAGETGSGKTTQLPKICLELGRGLGSDGGGQLIGHTQPRRIAARSVAERIAEELGTELGDVVGYQVRFTDRTSRASRVKLMTDGILLAELQRDRDLRKYDTIIIDEAHERSLNIDFLLGYLKRLLPRRPDLKVIITSATIDVDRFAAHFSAPVVEVSGRTYPVEVRYRPLLELPEEDDEGEAVQRDQTDAILDAVRELSAEGPGDVLVFLPGEREIRDTADAFEALKSDRLEIVPLYSRLSAADQHKVFSSHSSIVRRVVLATNVAETSLTVPGIRYVVDTGVARISRYSVRTKVQRLPIEPISQASANQRSGRCGRVSEGIAIRLYSEEDFEARPEFTDPEILRTNLASVILQMASLRLGDIARFPFVEPPDRRNIKAGTDLLEELGAVATEAPPQRHADRAGGRPDRMTSRQGVRLTEVGRRLARLPIDPRLGRMIIEADRLGCLRDVLVISAALSIQDPRERPEEQRAQADQLHARFKHESSDFLTWLNLWRHVKEQQKELSSSAFRRMCKREHLNYMRIREWQDYESQLRQVAKEMKLHVGHPSDTPDEDGIHQALLSGLLSHIGALEEREKARPGERRPMREYLGARNARFAIFPGSVLRGSNPGFVMGAELVETSRLWARQNAAIKPEWAETLGAHLVKRTFSEPHWSRKRAAVMARERVTLYGVPLVADRLVQYGRIDPPLARELFIRHALVQREWDSRHRFLAENARLLEEAEELEHRARRRDIVVDEETLFEFYDQRVGADVVSGQHFDQWWKRARQKRADLLTFDPEMLTHDTADDVRATDFPTQWQDSDEAGLTFPISYHFEPGAVDDGLTIDVPVATLNRIEADDFSWLVPGLREELVTELIRSLPKNLRVSMVPAPNTAREFLAAIPPGAEPLLDALERFARSTRSLMIDRGSWDWSKVPSHLRPTYRVVTEEGAEAGRGKDLDALKEPLRPTFEQAMADVAADSGITATGRTSWTFGTVEESFVQRRAGHEVRGFPALVDEGTTVGLQVLATADEAAAHHRLGVRRLVLLALGPATPVDDVLAAAGLDQRAKLALVGSPYPSVADLLDDLRAGIVGEVVDARPTVRDEEAYDAVVAAAREAVAAGTSAAVHDVMRVLESWRTTDKAISGRADLMTLPALTDMRAQVGRLMTAGFVADAGPRRLRDVSRYLSAVAYRRERLDQQVARDRQLMDQLSGLQEAWLHAVAALPDGQPVPEHLREARWLIEEYRVSLFAQGLGTREKVSDQRIRKVMGRVGT, encoded by the coding sequence ATGTCTCCCGCTGTGAAGATCACCTATCCCGCCGAGCTCCCGGTCTCCGCGCGCCGCGACGACATCGCGGCGGCCATCCGCGACCACCAGGTCGTGATCGTGGCCGGCGAGACCGGCTCGGGGAAGACCACCCAGCTGCCGAAGATCTGCCTCGAGCTCGGCCGCGGCCTCGGGTCGGACGGCGGCGGCCAGCTGATCGGGCACACGCAGCCGCGCCGGATCGCTGCACGCTCGGTCGCCGAGCGCATCGCCGAGGAGCTCGGCACCGAGCTCGGCGACGTGGTCGGCTACCAGGTCCGGTTCACCGATCGGACCAGCCGTGCGAGCCGGGTCAAGCTGATGACCGACGGCATCCTGCTGGCCGAGCTCCAGCGCGACCGTGACCTGCGCAAGTACGACACGATCATCATCGACGAGGCCCACGAGCGCAGCCTCAACATCGACTTCCTGCTCGGCTACCTCAAGCGCCTGCTGCCGCGCCGGCCCGACCTCAAGGTGATCATCACCAGCGCCACGATCGACGTCGACCGCTTCGCCGCGCACTTCTCGGCGCCCGTGGTCGAGGTCTCGGGGCGCACCTACCCCGTCGAGGTCCGCTACCGCCCGCTGCTGGAGCTGCCGGAGGAGGACGACGAGGGCGAGGCGGTCCAGCGCGACCAGACCGACGCGATCCTCGACGCCGTCCGCGAGCTCTCGGCGGAGGGCCCGGGTGACGTGCTGGTCTTCCTCCCGGGCGAGCGGGAGATCCGCGACACCGCCGACGCGTTCGAGGCCCTGAAGAGCGACCGGCTGGAGATCGTCCCGCTCTACTCCCGCCTCAGCGCGGCCGACCAGCACAAGGTCTTCTCCAGCCACTCCTCGATCGTGCGCCGCGTGGTGCTCGCCACCAACGTCGCCGAGACGTCGCTGACCGTGCCCGGGATCCGGTACGTCGTCGACACCGGCGTCGCGCGGATCAGCCGCTACTCGGTGCGCACCAAGGTGCAACGCCTGCCGATCGAGCCCATCAGCCAGGCCTCCGCCAACCAGCGCTCCGGCCGCTGCGGGCGCGTGTCGGAGGGCATCGCGATCCGGCTCTACTCGGAGGAGGACTTCGAGGCGCGGCCGGAGTTCACCGACCCCGAGATCCTGCGGACCAACCTGGCCAGCGTCATCCTCCAGATGGCCTCGCTCCGCCTCGGCGACATCGCCCGCTTCCCCTTCGTCGAGCCGCCCGACCGCCGCAACATCAAGGCCGGCACCGACCTGCTGGAGGAGCTCGGCGCGGTCGCCACCGAGGCGCCCCCGCAACGTCATGCGGACAGGGCAGGCGGTCGCCCCGACCGCATGACGTCCCGGCAGGGCGTACGGCTCACCGAGGTCGGCAGGCGCCTGGCCCGCCTCCCGATCGACCCCCGGCTGGGCCGGATGATCATCGAGGCCGACCGCCTCGGCTGCCTGCGCGACGTGCTCGTGATCTCGGCCGCGCTGTCGATCCAGGACCCCCGCGAGCGTCCGGAGGAGCAGCGGGCGCAGGCCGACCAGCTCCACGCACGGTTCAAGCACGAGTCGAGCGACTTCCTCACCTGGCTCAACCTGTGGCGGCACGTCAAGGAGCAGCAGAAGGAGCTCTCGTCGAGCGCCTTCCGCCGGATGTGCAAGCGCGAGCACCTCAACTACATGCGCATCCGCGAGTGGCAGGACTACGAGTCCCAGCTCCGCCAGGTCGCCAAGGAGATGAAGCTCCACGTCGGGCACCCGTCCGACACCCCCGACGAGGACGGCATCCACCAGGCGCTGCTGTCCGGCCTGCTGAGCCACATCGGCGCGCTCGAGGAGCGGGAGAAGGCCAGGCCGGGGGAGCGGCGCCCGATGCGGGAGTACCTCGGCGCCCGCAACGCCCGGTTCGCGATCTTCCCGGGCAGCGTGCTCCGCGGCTCCAACCCCGGCTTCGTGATGGGCGCCGAGCTGGTCGAGACCTCGCGGCTGTGGGCCCGGCAGAACGCCGCGATCAAGCCCGAGTGGGCCGAGACCCTCGGCGCCCACCTGGTGAAGCGGACCTTCTCCGAGCCGCACTGGTCGCGCAAGCGCGCGGCCGTGATGGCCCGCGAGCGGGTCACGTTGTACGGCGTCCCGCTGGTCGCCGACCGGCTGGTGCAGTACGGCCGCATCGACCCGCCGCTCGCGCGCGAGCTGTTCATCCGCCACGCGCTGGTGCAGCGTGAGTGGGACTCGCGACACCGGTTCCTCGCCGAGAACGCCCGCCTGCTCGAGGAGGCCGAGGAGCTCGAGCACCGCGCCCGGCGCCGCGACATCGTGGTCGACGAGGAGACGCTCTTCGAGTTCTACGACCAGCGCGTCGGGGCCGACGTGGTCAGCGGCCAGCACTTCGACCAGTGGTGGAAGCGCGCGCGGCAGAAGCGCGCCGACCTGCTCACCTTCGACCCGGAGATGCTCACCCACGACACCGCCGACGACGTCCGCGCGACGGACTTCCCCACGCAGTGGCAGGACTCGGACGAGGCCGGGCTGACCTTCCCGATCAGCTACCACTTCGAGCCCGGGGCGGTCGACGACGGGCTCACCATCGACGTGCCCGTCGCGACGCTCAACCGCATCGAGGCCGACGACTTCTCCTGGCTCGTGCCGGGCCTGCGCGAGGAGCTCGTCACCGAGCTGATCCGCTCGCTGCCGAAGAACCTCCGCGTCTCGATGGTCCCCGCACCCAACACCGCGCGCGAGTTCCTCGCCGCCATCCCTCCCGGCGCCGAGCCGCTGCTCGACGCCCTCGAGCGCTTCGCCCGCAGCACCCGCAGCCTGATGATCGACCGTGGGTCGTGGGACTGGTCGAAGGTCCCCTCGCACCTCCGGCCGACCTACCGCGTCGTGACCGAGGAGGGTGCGGAGGCCGGCCGCGGCAAGGACCTCGACGCGCTCAAGGAGCCGCTGCGGCCGACCTTCGAGCAGGCGATGGCCGACGTCGCCGCCGACTCGGGCATCACCGCGACGGGCCGGACGTCCTGGACGTTCGGCACGGTCGAGGAGTCCTTCGTCCAGCGGCGGGCGGGCCACGAGGTCCGCGGCTTCCCGGCCCTCGTCGACGAGGGCACGACCGTCGGGCTGCAGGTGCTCGCCACGGCCGACGAGGCCGCGGCCCACCACCGGCTCGGCGTACGACGCCTCGTGCTCCTCGCGCTCGGTCCGGCCACCCCCGTCGACGACGTGCTGGCCGCCGCCGGCCTCGACCAGCGGGCCAAGCTCGCCCTCGTCGGGTCGCCGTACCCCTCGGTCGCCGACCTCCTCGACGACCTGCGCGCCGGGATCGTCGGCGAGGTGGTCGACGCCCGCCCGACGGTCCGGGACGAGGAGGCGTACGACGCCGTGGTCGCCGCCGCCCGCGAGGCCGTGGCCGCCGGGACGAGCGCCGCGGTGCACGACGTGATGCGGGTGCTGGAGTCGTGGCGCACGACCGACAAGGCCATCTCCGGACGCGCCGACCTGATGACGCTGCCCGCCCTGACCGACATGCGCGCGCAGGTCGGCCGGCTGATGACGGCCGGCTTCGTGGCGGATGCCGGACCGAGGCGGCTGCGTGACGTGAGCCGCTACCTCAGCGCAGTGGCGTACCGGCGCGAGCGTCTCGACCAACAGGTCGCCCGCGACCGCCAGCTGATGGACCAGCTGTCCGGGCTGCAGGAGGCGTGGCTGCACGCGGTCGCCGCGCTCCCCGACGGGCAGCCGGTGCCGGAGCACCTGCGTGAGGCGCGTTGGCTGATCGAGGAGTACCGCGTCTCGCTCTTCGCCCAGGGCCTCGGCACCCGGGAGAAGGTCAGCGACCAGAGGATCCGCAAGGTGATGGGCCGCGTCGGCACCTAG
- a CDS encoding type II toxin-antitoxin system PemK/MazF family toxin, which translates to MTDDVDFPYAPEIDGEPDPGEVVWAWVPYEDDPSQGKDRPVLVLAEDADSDGWVGLMLTSQDHDRDAEDEARHGRHWMDVGTGGWDAQRRPSEVRLDRLVHLARGGVRREGAALDRAIFDAVVAARRGLSG; encoded by the coding sequence GTGACCGACGACGTGGACTTCCCCTACGCGCCCGAGATCGACGGCGAGCCCGACCCGGGCGAGGTCGTGTGGGCGTGGGTGCCCTACGAGGACGACCCGAGCCAGGGCAAGGACCGCCCGGTGCTGGTCCTCGCCGAGGACGCCGACAGCGACGGCTGGGTGGGGCTGATGCTCACCAGCCAGGACCACGACCGGGACGCCGAGGACGAGGCGCGCCACGGGCGTCACTGGATGGACGTCGGCACCGGCGGGTGGGACGCGCAGCGGCGTCCGAGCGAGGTGCGCCTCGACCGGCTGGTCCACCTCGCCCGCGGTGGCGTACGACGTGAGGGTGCCGCCCTGGACCGCGCGATCTTCGACGCCGTCGTCGCTGCCCGGCGTGGACTCTCCGGATAG
- a CDS encoding extracellular solute-binding protein has translation MVRALASRSTLRRGAFAGCALVVALATAACTGDADPEPQPSPQPTKTGKPTDKPRQVTFGAYGTDEEVAAFQSVVDSFNATSTTRQVTLKSWPDHESALEDVLAGNGPDAFLTSRIDLGQLVDAEALQPVSLLLDERGVDFGDRFSRDAVDAFAMNDDLQCMAYSISPMVIYYNTRLVDWDKMERRELDVPTANSDGVRDRWTLAEFGEAARFASRRGDRRGVWIDPTLQGLAPFIYSGGGQVFNDDREPTSLAFSDDGTREALSQTLAILRDSTVTPTNAQLARATPVQLFKRGELAMIAGFRNLTPQLRDAEKLDFDVMPMPTINDRATVGDITGLCLSADSKVTGDAADFIAYAVSDAASATVAKTGYIVPANTEVASSEDFLAPELEPADAAVFNASIRYMVVPPFIDQRLELIEAVTPFLERMVTAPGVLDLDLITEQIDTASQTILSPETETETPSETPTDDESSETPVE, from the coding sequence GTGGTTCGTGCTCTTGCTTCCCGATCGACCCTTCGTCGAGGTGCCTTCGCCGGCTGTGCCCTGGTGGTCGCGCTGGCGACCGCGGCGTGCACCGGTGACGCCGACCCCGAGCCTCAGCCGAGCCCGCAGCCCACCAAGACCGGCAAGCCGACCGACAAGCCGCGCCAGGTCACCTTCGGCGCCTACGGCACCGACGAGGAGGTGGCGGCCTTCCAGAGCGTCGTCGACTCCTTCAACGCCACCTCGACCACCCGCCAGGTCACCTTGAAGTCGTGGCCGGACCACGAGTCCGCGCTCGAGGACGTCCTCGCCGGCAACGGTCCCGACGCCTTCCTCACCTCGCGCATCGACCTCGGCCAGCTGGTGGACGCCGAGGCCCTCCAGCCCGTGAGCCTGCTGCTCGACGAGCGCGGCGTCGACTTCGGCGACCGGTTCTCGCGCGACGCCGTCGACGCGTTCGCGATGAACGACGACCTGCAGTGCATGGCGTACTCGATCTCGCCGATGGTCATCTACTACAACACCAGGCTCGTCGACTGGGACAAGATGGAGCGCCGCGAGCTCGACGTGCCGACGGCCAACTCCGACGGCGTGCGCGACCGCTGGACGCTGGCGGAGTTCGGCGAGGCCGCGCGGTTCGCCTCACGGCGCGGTGACCGTCGCGGCGTGTGGATCGACCCGACCCTCCAGGGGCTCGCGCCGTTCATCTACTCCGGCGGTGGCCAGGTCTTCAACGACGACCGCGAGCCCACCTCGCTCGCCTTCTCCGACGACGGCACCCGCGAGGCGTTGAGCCAGACGCTCGCGATCCTCCGCGACTCGACCGTCACGCCGACCAACGCCCAGCTCGCCCGCGCGACTCCGGTGCAGCTGTTCAAGCGTGGCGAGCTCGCGATGATCGCCGGTTTCCGCAACCTGACCCCCCAGCTGCGTGACGCCGAGAAGCTCGACTTCGACGTCATGCCGATGCCCACGATCAACGACCGCGCGACGGTCGGCGACATCACCGGCCTCTGCCTCTCCGCCGACTCGAAGGTGACCGGCGACGCGGCCGACTTCATCGCCTACGCCGTCTCCGACGCGGCGAGCGCCACGGTCGCCAAGACGGGCTACATCGTGCCGGCCAACACCGAGGTCGCCTCCTCCGAGGACTTCCTCGCCCCCGAGCTCGAGCCGGCCGACGCCGCGGTCTTCAACGCGAGCATCCGCTACATGGTGGTCCCGCCGTTCATCGACCAGCGCCTCGAGCTGATCGAGGCGGTGACCCCGTTCCTCGAGCGCATGGTGACCGCTCCCGGCGTGCTGGACCTCGACCTGATCACCGAGCAGATCGACACCGCCTCGCAGACGATCCTCTCGCCGGAGACGGAGACCGAGACGCCCAGCGAGACGCCGACCGACGACGAGTCGAGCGAGACCCCGGTCGAGTGA
- a CDS encoding HRDC domain-containing protein — protein sequence MSETPHSPDAEPDSEPGTEPDAGLEPAPEAPPAPLLELRDGLPEVVDTDAGLLEACAALAAATGPVAIDAERASGYRYSNRAYLIQLRREGAGTWLIDPIPMTTLAPLQEALAGSEWILHAATQDLPCLREVGLVPTSLFDSELAGRLLGYPRVGLATLVETILGQRMRKEHSAADWSTRPLPKPWLDYAALDVEVLIELREHMIGELAEAGKTEWARQEFENLLGFEPAVRVDAWRRTSGVHRLRGRRSLAAAKALWEARDEIAAERDVTPGRILPDSAIVVAATAMPTDRRSLLSLQGFHGRGASRYSASWVDALAKVREMSEDELPSRAPRGDGPPHPRTWADRDPVADRRFKAARESMLNLAEVNHLPVENLLTPDYLRRLMWAPPATREPAALAEGIREQLASYGARPWQAGLVTGALVGAVLGADQAADQGAEDAPA from the coding sequence ATGTCGGAGACGCCGCACAGTCCTGACGCCGAGCCCGACAGCGAGCCCGGCACGGAGCCCGACGCTGGCCTCGAGCCGGCACCCGAGGCTCCCCCGGCCCCGCTGCTCGAGCTCCGCGACGGCCTGCCCGAGGTCGTCGACACCGACGCGGGGCTCCTCGAGGCCTGCGCCGCGCTCGCGGCCGCCACCGGACCGGTCGCCATCGACGCCGAGCGGGCCTCGGGCTACCGCTACTCCAACCGGGCCTACCTGATCCAGCTGCGGCGCGAGGGCGCCGGCACCTGGCTGATCGACCCGATCCCGATGACGACGCTCGCCCCGCTCCAGGAGGCGCTCGCCGGGTCCGAGTGGATCCTGCACGCGGCCACCCAGGACCTCCCCTGCCTGCGCGAGGTCGGCCTCGTCCCGACGAGCCTCTTCGACTCCGAGCTCGCCGGCCGGCTCCTCGGCTACCCGCGCGTCGGCCTCGCCACGCTCGTGGAGACGATCCTCGGACAGCGGATGCGCAAGGAGCACTCGGCGGCCGACTGGTCGACCCGGCCGCTGCCGAAGCCGTGGCTCGACTACGCCGCGCTCGACGTCGAGGTGCTGATCGAGCTGCGCGAGCACATGATCGGCGAGCTCGCCGAGGCCGGGAAGACCGAGTGGGCACGCCAGGAGTTCGAGAACCTCCTCGGTTTCGAGCCCGCCGTCCGGGTCGACGCGTGGCGGCGTACGTCCGGGGTGCACCGGCTGCGCGGGCGCCGGTCGCTGGCCGCCGCCAAGGCCCTGTGGGAGGCCCGCGACGAGATCGCCGCCGAGCGCGACGTCACCCCGGGCCGGATCCTGCCCGACTCCGCCATCGTCGTCGCCGCGACCGCGATGCCCACCGACCGCCGCTCGCTCCTGTCCCTGCAGGGCTTCCACGGTCGCGGCGCCAGCCGCTACTCCGCGAGCTGGGTCGACGCGCTCGCCAAGGTGCGCGAGATGTCCGAGGACGAGCTGCCGAGCCGGGCGCCCCGCGGGGACGGCCCGCCGCACCCGCGCACGTGGGCCGACCGCGACCCGGTCGCCGACCGCCGCTTCAAGGCCGCCCGCGAGTCGATGCTCAACCTCGCCGAGGTGAACCACCTCCCGGTGGAGAACCTGCTGACCCCCGACTACCTCCGCCGGCTCATGTGGGCGCCGCCCGCCACCCGGGAGCCGGCCGCCCTGGCCGAGGGCATCCGCGAGCAGCTGGCGTCGTACGGCGCGCGGCCGTGGCAGGCCGGGCTCGTCACCGGCGCACTGGTGGGTGCGGTCCTCGGCGCCGACCAGGCGGCCGACCAGGGAGCCGAGGACGCGCCGGCCTGA
- a CDS encoding DUF3000 domain-containing protein: MVARHETHPGSAAAAGPAEFRAAVESMRRASLRPEVFCEEMPAPQRIAPWSSALSGDVTVDEEDLGTGRLILLHDPAGNDAWDGTFRCVAYARADIDPELGADPMLAAVGWSWLTEALVAHGAAFHAASGTVTCVTTESFGGMADEEGTAQVEIRASWTPDVDDAGALDMTPHVEAWGELMCTAVGLPPVPEGVIAIPSRRGQRGT, encoded by the coding sequence ATGGTGGCTCGTCACGAGACCCACCCGGGCAGTGCTGCCGCGGCTGGGCCCGCGGAGTTCCGCGCGGCGGTGGAGTCGATGCGTCGGGCCTCGCTGCGCCCGGAGGTCTTCTGCGAGGAGATGCCCGCGCCCCAGCGGATCGCACCGTGGTCGTCGGCCCTGAGCGGTGACGTGACGGTCGACGAGGAGGACCTCGGCACCGGTCGGCTGATCCTGCTGCACGACCCCGCGGGCAACGACGCGTGGGACGGCACCTTCCGCTGCGTGGCCTACGCCCGCGCGGACATCGACCCCGAGCTCGGCGCCGACCCGATGCTCGCCGCGGTCGGCTGGTCGTGGCTGACCGAGGCGCTCGTCGCGCACGGTGCCGCGTTCCACGCCGCATCCGGCACCGTCACCTGCGTGACCACCGAGAGCTTCGGCGGGATGGCCGACGAGGAGGGCACCGCCCAGGTCGAGATCCGGGCGTCGTGGACCCCCGACGTCGACGACGCCGGAGCGCTCGACATGACCCCGCACGTCGAGGCCTGGGGGGAGCTGATGTGCACGGCCGTCGGCCTGCCCCCCGTCCCCGAGGGCGTCATCGCCATCCCCAGCCGCCGCGGTCAGCGCGGCACCTGA
- the hemE gene encoding uroporphyrinogen decarboxylase: MTDAVPTPHPGLAQSPFLAAARGEAPSHTPVWFMRQAGRSLPEYLRVREGIGMLESCMDADLVTEITLQPVRRYGVDAAIFFSDIVLPLKAVGVDLDIKAGVGPVVASPVRTLADVEAIPDLVDEHVPYITRAVRQLVAELGATPLIGFAGAPFTVASYLVEGGPSKEHAKTKAMMFGAPDVWEALMRKIAGIASAYLRIQVEAGASAVQLFDSWAGALTPEDYRASVMPHSRRVLGAAGELGVPRIHFGVGTTNLLGLMGEAGADVVGVDWRTPLELAIPQVGDRAVQGNLDPTLVFAPTEVMTQRAAAIIDAGRAARGHIFNLGHGVIPSTDPGQLTALTEFVHGY; this comes from the coding sequence GTGACCGACGCTGTTCCCACGCCCCACCCGGGGCTCGCGCAGAGCCCGTTCCTCGCCGCGGCGAGGGGGGAGGCGCCGTCGCACACGCCGGTCTGGTTCATGCGGCAGGCGGGTCGCTCGCTGCCGGAGTACCTCCGGGTGCGCGAGGGCATCGGGATGCTCGAGTCGTGCATGGACGCCGACCTGGTCACCGAGATCACCCTCCAGCCCGTGCGCCGCTACGGCGTCGACGCCGCGATCTTCTTCTCCGACATCGTGCTGCCGCTCAAGGCGGTCGGCGTCGACCTCGACATCAAGGCCGGCGTCGGCCCGGTCGTCGCCTCACCGGTGCGCACCCTCGCCGACGTCGAGGCGATCCCCGACCTGGTCGACGAGCACGTCCCCTACATCACCCGCGCGGTCCGCCAGCTCGTCGCCGAGCTCGGCGCGACGCCGCTGATCGGCTTCGCCGGCGCGCCCTTCACCGTCGCGTCGTACCTCGTCGAGGGCGGTCCCTCGAAGGAGCACGCGAAGACCAAGGCGATGATGTTCGGCGCCCCCGACGTGTGGGAGGCGCTGATGCGCAAGATCGCCGGCATCGCCTCGGCCTACCTCCGGATCCAGGTCGAGGCGGGCGCCTCGGCGGTCCAGCTCTTCGACTCGTGGGCGGGCGCGCTCACCCCGGAGGACTACCGCGCGTCGGTGATGCCCCACTCCCGGCGCGTGCTCGGCGCGGCCGGGGAGCTCGGCGTGCCGCGCATCCACTTCGGCGTCGGCACCACCAACCTGCTCGGCCTGATGGGCGAGGCCGGTGCCGACGTGGTCGGCGTCGACTGGCGTACGCCGCTGGAGCTGGCGATCCCGCAGGTGGGGGACCGCGCCGTCCAGGGCAACCTCGACCCGACGCTGGTGTTCGCGCCGACCGAGGTGATGACGCAGCGGGCGGCGGCGATCATCGACGCCGGCCGCGCGGCCAGGGGTCACATCTTCAACCTCGGCCACGGAGTCATCCCGTCGACCGACCCCGGTCAGCTCACGGCGCTGACCGAGTTCGTGCACGGCTACTGA